caaccacatctcagatagatcttcctggtttggtctcacttctggcctccagttctcccacgcaggctggcaagcagctccatctctcacatagagggcagccaagtcgcttcttgctcacactaagagcaggtggaataactcagctccgcttgtcagctgcttcaaggtctcgccattcgatgtccttgaactggcagccttctgattttatcttcgggctaacggaggctctaccctctagaccagacctcctgcccagaccagacctccaaaagggggcccaggagccaaaagagggggcccagaaatttcctggggtcttacaacttcctatctactcagatttgtcaCCCGCATGCGGTGCTGGTGACACTACCACAGCTCGGAATGCTGgggaccctactgatgccacatgggttggtagacctgggctccaaagactattccagctgtctctacctcccctccaccctgttttgcccctccttgcccctattctgcttgctcaccaccaccctcccctgttctgtttcacccctccccctttgcaaagggccccaaaagaaactttgtaccccttgctaaaattcctctcccTGGCCCTGGCTCTGCTCCTAATTTTTCCAACTGTCCCTACAATGGAGTTTAGAACATTGCCTGTGAAAGTACACTGGGCCAATGTAAAGGAGCTGGAGGCTGCAGTAGTAGCCCAGTCATAAGACGGTGCACCTGGGAAAGAAGTTGGGTGTAAATTGTGTGTGCGTATCTGTCCATTctccagatcccaaaggatctcctctatggagaactcgtgcaaggaaagcgccctacaggtagaccacagctgcgatacaaggacatctgcaagagggatctgaaggccttaggagtggacctcaacaggtgggaaaccctggcctctgagcggcccgcttggaggcaggctgtgcagcatggtctttcccagtttgaagagacactttgccaacagtctgaggcaaagaggcaaagaaggaaggcccatagccagggagacagaccggggacagactgcacttgctcccggtgtggaagggattgtcactcccagattggccttttcagccacactagacgctgttccagaaccacgtttcagagcgcgataccatagtctttcgagactgaaggttgccaacagtgtgtCTGTCCATGGGGAGTTGGAGAGAATCTCGAAGGGTCCGGTGGGCTGAGAACATTTTGCATTtgggtgggagaaggagcagcCCTGTCACTCCAACTGCTCTTCTGTCCTTGTCTGTTCTAATCCCAGCTGAtccagaggagggaggctgggagATGCCATCCATCTTCAGAGGGACCGAGCTGAGGGGATTAGCCTGCAGACAGTCTCAGAATAGTCCTCCCCTGCAGGCGACTTGTCAAAATGCTCAACCAACCGATACAAGAGAAAACCAGCGCTGAACATGGGCACGGAGACCTTGTCTGCCTTGGGAAAGAAGCCAAAGATGCCAACGATTATATTTAAAGTGGAGCTATTTTCATTGTGCTGCCCTGTGTTTGCAGGACAGAGGGAAAGAGCCGCTGGTGCACAGGTGCTGAAAGATGGGTCAGAAAGCAGCTGCACACATGCACTCACGCATTAAGGCACCCAGGGGCTCTCTCATGGGGCTGCCTGTTTAGATGACGAGAGGGCCACGCAGTCCTCTGCCTGTGCAGCGACTACCTCAACAGATGTATTCATTTCCTGAGGTTGTATGTGAAATAGATTCTGGAACTACCATTAAGCTTCTGAGCTGTTGTGTTTGTGCTCCTCCCCCAAGAAGTGCTGTGCCCGATGGCTGCAACAATTGAACCGGTGTAGCTTCCCTCGGCCCACAGCTGCAGTGCTGGTGGCACCCGTCAGTGTTCAAGCCtttgcagagggcagggaggtggtgactCCATTCCTGCTCTCCGTAATAGCATTTCTGTCCTGGACCTCAACATGTGGCAACATATGCCAGAGGTGGGGGAGTGCCACGGTGCAGAAATGTTCTTTGGAGAGCTAAGGATGTTGTTTATGGCCGTGCTTTCTCTGTTTTGGAAGAATGCATTACATTTTGGGCAGAGAACCATCCAGGAAGCGTTTCTTTGGTAATGATCCAGTGACCCAGGCTTGTAGCTTCCTTCCATCTGGCAAGTTACTCTTTCTGAAGCTTTTGTAGATGTCAACTTCATTCCTTTCGAGTGGATCTCCTAATAAAGGGACTTCGACTGTCAGATTCATGAAATAGCCAGTTCTTCCTTCTGTTCTCTGCATGCTCTACCTGCATGTAGAAAAACAGCAAGTCAAGGACCAGTCTGGGCTGATCTCTTCTCTCTAGTTTTCTACAAGCAAGGAATTTCTCTCGTGGGAAAGCCACAAATCACGCCTGCAGCCTGCAATGGGGACACTCCAGGGAATAGCATGACCTCTTCATTTTGCTGACTAAACAGTAGCCCTAGAGCCTGATTTTCTTAGGAAAATAAAAAGGGGATACCCAGTGACGACAACTGCAAGTGTATTTGACTCCAGAAAAAGCATGGAAAGGGTTCAGCAGTCCTGGATTTCAACAGAAAAACTCTGTGTGTCTGTGCAAAAGGGTGGATATGATGGAAATTCACTGGCAGGAACAGGAGGGGTAGTGCGGCATGTTCTGAACAGATGATATTGTTTGCCTCCCGCCAGGATTTGGCTGGAGTGCACTTGATGTACAAAGCTGCTGGTCAGTGTGCAAGCCCAGGGCTTCTGGGGGGGGGACACTGTTATGAATTCCGTGTGTTTCTGTCTGCAGAAGCTCGCAGAGCTACTAAATTGGGGCTCTTGGCATTTCCAAcccttttcacacacacaaaaagtgagTTTCTCAGCAACAAATCTCCCCACGTTCCTGGTAGCCCCCACTTTCCCTGTGATTTTCCATTTGTAGACCGAGCCATGTTGCAAGAGTGACCTTAAACATCGAGAAAGCCTTTCTGCTTGGGGTCTTTGATTCTTTCTCTAGCACGTGGTGGCAATGCTCAGATTCGGAATAGGAACCATAACACAGGGCTAGAATACAGTGGCAACCCTTCCCCGCCCCACCGTCCCTGGCAAAGGgctgaaattcaacaggtgctaCTGAAATATCCCCCAGCACTGCAGCGATAGGCTGAAAAGAGCTGCGCTGGATCGAATTGTAGCTGACAAAGGTTGCAGCACTTGCCCAGGGAacgaactggggggaaaaaattcaagaAGTTTCATTACATTTGCATGGTATGTCACATGCAGCCATGTGAAAAACCTGCACTCGATAAACATTGTCCTGTACAGGATGTAAGGATGTTGTTTATGGCCGTGCTTTCTCTGTTTTGGAAGAATGCATTACATTTTCCTGTACAGGGGACTTTGGTGTGCTAATCGGGTTGACAACATATTTATATGAGGCAAAGCTGATGACCTTAAAAAGTTTTGGGGGCAGAAAAGAAAGACTCACAAAATGCCTATCAAGAAAAACAAGACTGACTGAGCAGAACTTCAAACAGCTCCAGTATTTGGGGCCAGTGTCAGAGAATAGGGGCAAGGCCAATTCCCTCCACCAACCCACCCCCCGAGTCATTTTTAAGGCTATACAACTTAGGTGAGCAGACAGCAtctagctatttatttatttatttatttatttatttatttatttatttatttaatgtctCTATGCCGCACCTTTGAAGACAAATTCTTCATTTGAGCTGTTCTACTTGTAAGTCTTTTGCCCAAACTCCTGGTGCTGACCCCAGGGTCCATGAGAGAGGGTGCAGGGGATAAATTGTTCCTCAGCCCCAgaatcaaaaagggggcccaggagccaaaggagggccctccaaaatttcctgggatctgagaAACTATTTGCATATTTTGTGCATTCGCAGTTTGCGTAAACCTACGTAGTTTTATGTATTGTAAAtgatgattgtatgaaattatacAATTTGGGAAGGGCCCCCCCAAAAACTTTGTAccaagaaacattgtaccccctgaaaaaaaaaaatcctctcagAGATCTTGGCTGCCCCAGCACCCCTGGCTCTATTTGCAGAATGCAGAATAGCATGTTTTAATTGACTCAAACTTGTTGCTAAGCTAGGGGGTGAGCAGGACACACAAGCCATGTGGTAGATCTTCTGTACATTCTCTCTGGACTGTGGCATACAGTTGGTGATCGATAAGCATTAAATACCAGAAATTGTCTCCAGAAAATTTCCTAAGTCTTGGCAGAGGGCTCGGAACTTCTAAAGCTTatctcccccctcttttttttttaggagcTGTCCTTGGCCGTTtaagaggaaaaaagagaaaccAGGTAAAGAATATTActcttttatgccaataaaggttttggaaaTGGAATATTACTCTACAATTTTGGAGCGCAGGGCTGGAAACAAAGCATGGAGCTCTGACTTGGATCTGCCTCTCATGGGGTTTCTTCTTCACcaaaactattttatttatttatttattttaatacataacagtacaggtgacccaacaaaaaaaatcagtggccaatttgatggcactcacataactgaataagagttctagtattagttcCGATACATGGCAACGGGAGCTGACTCacactaacacctgattggttacCTGCTGTGTCATAGTAACACCTCCATGGCTCTCAGatcagtcagtctcattggttagttttgagttaaagaaatccactttttgttacataaggcagttgtgttttctttttctggttaattgatcaTAATTAGACAGAATACATGAAATCACCTTTCCAGAGATATATAACGTGAAGGTAttgttcataaatacaaattCTCCAGAAGATTTCcaaattttggacactagtggtgtcactccccccccccgaggtgtggtccgcacccctctgcacctccctagtgatgccactggagagtgggagaagggaCAATAAGATGCTCCATTGATCTTAGCAAATGTTGCTCTGGAGTGATCTAGTTTCTAGAGagcctggagacagagttgaagAATGAAAAAACTAGCAGCTCGTGTTAATAAAAAATGTAAATGAGGTTGGTCTGTCCAACAGGGTTGGACCATCTATAAGGTCaactgaggctgttgcctcaggcagtggggGAGACCTGCTTCCATTTGCCTGCCTCAACTGCTCCTATTCCTCCCACTCTGGAtttgaagaggggaatggagcagaggagggagtgTGGAAGTGAGGAGAGGGAGAGGCTAGTCCATCTCCAGGAAACTGGTGGGCAGTATTTGGGGCTCTGCCTCATGCATCAAGGTCAGAAAATGGGAACAGTCTCTGGTAAACATGCAGAGACCACGTGAACTATGTCTTCACTGGGGCTTACATCACCTTAGGAACAAGGGGACATCCTAACTCAGGCTTCCTGCTTAGATCTGTTTTCCCCCAGAAAACAAGCCCACAGGAGCCAAGGGCAACTGGCAGAAGACGGCTACCTGGCTCCTGCTTGGAGCAGCCTGAGCCTTGCAAAACACATTCTTTGCCATGCAGCTCTGGACAGAGTTGGTAACAAGAAATAAACAGGCTGTTCCCAGCATACTTGGAGGGCTTGAAAGGAAAACCTTGTCCTTGTGTTCCGCGGACTGGATGTTGCCATGGACACACTGAAGTCCGCAGCATGCCCAGGCCTTGTGGAGAGAGCTCTCCTGCCAGAGGAGTCGGGGAAGGGGGGCTCTTGCACccaactctgctctcctcgggTTAAACATTTGCAGAGGGCACAATGAGGGGAGTTCAGCCTGAGCAAAGCAGATAAACAGACCAGTCACCCAAGTCATACGACCAGGCAAACTAAGaccacactaaggctgcaatcctgcccacacttagctaggagtaagccccattatctataatgagaactgacttctgagtagacatggataggttCTCAGAGTCTTAAATGCGGGTTGCACACTGCAATCAACAGCACAGGAGGCagaccaatggcatagctaaagagggtgcaaagcactaagttttgcaggaagcctcactgcggAGTGCAagcagcctcctccccttcccttcggagccattcctggtggtgggagcaaaacgagACATttacctcttctctgggtctcctcaggcacttgcctctgttttgcccccccccttcctggaatggctctgaaagggagggggaggggtcgcttgcacaccacattgaggctccctgcaaaacttagtgctttgcagtgcaccccgtctagctatgccactgagtaccCGTTTTGCATTCAAAACCATAATTTCCATCAATGCTTGGAATTCAGCCTTATATTGGGCCTTCTTTCtgttgttagaacataagaacatcagaacagccccactggatcaggccataggcccatctagtccagcttcctgtatctcacagcgacccaccaaatgccccagggagcacacctgataacaagagacctcatcctggtgccctcccttgcatctggcattccgacatagcccatttctaaaatcaggaggttgcacatgcacatcatggcttgtaccctgtaatggatttttcctccagaaacttgtccaatccccttttaaaggcatccaggccagatgccgtcaccactcctgtggcaaggagttccacagaccgaccacgcgctgagtaaagaaatattttcttttgtctgtcctaaccctcccagcactcaattttagtggatgtcccctggttctggtgttatttgagactgtaaagagcatctctctatccgctttatccttgccatgcataattttgtatgtctcaatatgtcccccctcaggcgtctcttttctaggctgaagaggcccaaacgccgtagcctttcctcgtaaggaaggtgccccagccccgtaatcatcttagtcgctctcttttgcaccttttccatttccactatgtcttttttgagatgcgtcgaccagaactggacacaatactccaggtgtggccttacgatcgatttgtacaacggcattatactactagccgttttgttctcaatacccttcctaaagatcccaagcatagaattggtcttcttcactgccgccgcacattgggttgacactttcatcgacctgtccaccaccaccccaagatctctctcctgatctgtcacagacagctcagaacccatcagcctatatctaaagttttgattttttgccccaatgtgcatgactttacacttactgacattgaagcgcatctgccattttgctgcccattctgccagtctggagagatccttctggagctcctcacaatcacttctggtcttcaccgctcggaaaagtttggtgtcgtctgcaaacttagccacctcactgctcacataaaaagggcatagtggaaatggaaaaggtgcaaaagagagcgactaagatgattactgggctggggcattaTGGGttaaaattcattacggggtacaagccatgatgtgtatgcgcaacctcctgattttagaaatgggctatgtcagaatgccaatgcaagggagggcaccaggatgaggtctcttgttatctggtgtgctccctggggcatttggtgggccgctgtgagatacaggaagctggactagatgggtctatggcctgatccagtggggctgttcttatattcttatgaagtAGAATGGAGTTGAAGAGGGGGCTTGGTATCTATTTCTCCCTTCCCAAAGAATGATGGATGTGGACTTTGTCCAAATATTAGAATCAGAATATTAGGATTCAACAAGAATGCAGAAGAAGTGAGTCCTGGGGTTCATTAGAGAGGACCTGTGATTGAATTTGTATGCAGAAAAGCTCCTGCTTGAAGCTTTTTGGGAGGCTTCCAGTGTCCACACATTTTCACACATTTCCCCTAAACCTAAATGAGATCTAGCAACTTGCTCCTGTTTAAAAATGGAAGCTTGCATTCTAGATTCTGCAGGAGTCCCCGTGTCCTTGTTTAGCATTGCTCCTGTCATTTTTAAATTCTCTTGGTTATTAACTAGCTATTTTCCTCTCCCTGATTGCCAGCTGTTTCTGCTGCAGGTACAAGGATCAGTAAGCCAACTCTCCAGCACTCAGAGATCAAGAAGGTAAACAACCCTTGCAGGAGACTGGTCCCAGTTACACCAGATAGTTTTCAACTTCCAAGCTTACAGTAACGCCTGTGCCAAGTCAGTGGTTTGTTGCCTTGAGTTTGAAGACCACCCTCATCCCCCCTCTGTCTCTACCCAATTTCATACATACAAGCAACCCTACTTCATTTGCAACTGCCACACCCCAGCGTCACTCTCCTATTTGGATCTCAGTGGGGGAGGACCAAGCCTGAACTCCTTCAGTGGGTTAAATAGGCATGGGAGTTTCACACCTCTTCTGGGCAACCACCTCATAATTGTGATCTCAGTCTCAGTCTGCAAGAACTTATAGCAGCACATGATGGCCACTTTTGAGGCACATCTAAGCAGAAGCAAAGAGGTCACCAATCTCCCCTCTCTGGCCCATACTTGAGCAGTCCCTTCTTAAGGAGGTCCTCTTCCCGGACCATGAGCTAGATGGGAAGGAAGGGTGCATCCAAGGCCCCCCTCAAGTCTCCTGCCCATATCTCCAGCTTGGACTGAACATAGGACTGAAAAGGAGGGGGTGCCTCCTTTTGGGTGAACTGGCACCTCTCCAAAGATGTAAGACTGCTCCAAAGGTTCTGCAGACACGGAGGAGGGAGAATTGTGGGAAGGAGGCACGGGCACTCTGACAGAACCAGGACTGGCTTAAGACATGTCCTCCATTTTTGGACAAGTAAAATGTCCAGCAATTCTCTGCTACCACTGAGTGAAGGCCCTTTCCCTGCTGGAAGTTATTCTTCATGTGGAATGATTCATGAGTTTGTTCCTGGACAGTCGCCCTTGTAGGACCACGACTGGTGCCAGGAACAAGGTGGGGTTGCATGTCCTTATGAGTTTGCATGTGCCTGTATGGCCGAGGCAGCCCTACCCTTTGGCAAAGCAAGCGGCTGTCCGTGGGTTGTGGACACCGTCAACTGGGCAGCAGAGTGGAAGGCAGATGTCTCCCTTTTGGAGCACAAGAAGGGCACTGCTCCTGTACAGCTTCCCTTCATTTCAAAAAGGAGAGTCCCATGCTGGAGAACTTTCCAGTGGATCAGGCTGCATGTCAACCAACACAACTGGTTCACACCATTTGGGTGTTCTGCCTTGTACTTAAAtgtctagggcagcaattttcagctggtgtgtcacagcacattggtgtgctgagaAAGGTTCACAGGtgagctgtgggagtttggactacagtgactgaaaatcagtgaaaaactcttctgggttttgtggctctgtttctagggcaacagtCTGCAGTCACCGTTTGTCTCTGTTTCCACTCTGCTGGTGGAAGAAGTCAGACAATTtgtgactacagacagttgccctacagacagagccgcagaacctggtaGAGTCTGTTGGAACTGGACGTGTCATCACAAGAGACGAAACCCATAGAgcagaccatagaggtcagtgtgccatgagaagaaaaacactgaaaatggctggtctagggcTAAGCCAGATTTATGTAACCTttctcagtctctctctccctctctctctcaccctcaaAGGGATTTGATTCTGCTCCAGTTTACGACGATGTGTCGGACTTCCCGGTTTACGCTACAGTGAGCAAGCCCAAGTACCTGAAGTCTGACAACAGCAGCGTGCACTACGCAGACATCCAGGTCCTCAGCAAGGTCCGGGAGCGCTCCGCCGAGGAGGTGAAGAGCATTCAGACCCAGAATGCCACTGAGTATGCCACCCTCAACTTCCCCCGGCCGGCGATGAAATATGACAGCAAAAACGGAACCCTCGTGTGAGAGGCAAAGAGGCCGCCCCACTGCCTCTCGACCATTGAAGCATTTCACGAACAGGGATGCTACAGATTTCATGGCTGATGCCCAGGTGCGCAT
The sequence above is a segment of the Tiliqua scincoides isolate rTilSci1 chromosome 11, rTilSci1.hap2, whole genome shotgun sequence genome. Coding sequences within it:
- the C11H11orf52 gene encoding uncharacterized protein C11orf52 homolog yields the protein MGNRCCCAGGWSCPWPFKRKKEKPAVSAAGTRISKPTLQHSEIKKGFDSAPVYDDVSDFPVYATVSKPKYLKSDNSSVHYADIQVLSKVRERSAEEVKSIQTQNATEYATLNFPRPAMKYDSKNGTLV